From the genome of Salvia miltiorrhiza cultivar Shanhuang (shh) unplaced genomic scaffold, IMPLAD_Smil_shh fragScaff_scaffold_143_1, whole genome shotgun sequence:
ACACCACCtaaagtgggaaaacatcaccgAACGCAGATCATAGGTTAGTAGtgaattgtaaaaaataaactAGTAAAtgtgattattttttaaatttatgattttacaggataatttatatttttattatttaatttgatcattttttaaattctattcttatttttatttcaaaattctcGAATACACTGCCAACATATAATTGTGCGCCACGTGTAcggcaaagaagacctcaaacCCGTCACGTTTTCTATTTATCATATTATTAATTGCAAAACAACTTTCTTGGTGataaccctttttttttctttagaaaaAGTTGTTGTCTGCAAGGGTGGGCCTTTGCTTTAGTATATTCAAGAGAAAATGCTTGAGAAAATGCTTAAGGTGTTACAAATCACATGCTTCAATTTATAttgggtgtgtttactttgatagaaaaggttagaaaaagtatattttccatcattttcacatatttCCTATGATGGATAATTTTTTTCGGTCAGACTGGAAAATTTATTCGGGCAgccccttttcactcattttctcacaaatgttggataatattatcctattgggagggtgtgaaaatattttccaacatttcaatttatttatccatctatttctaacaaagtaaacacatgataaaaaaaggagaaaaatataatattatctcacattttcttatccatccttttcaaatgaaaattttactaccaaagtaaacacaccctagaGCGATATAAAATGCACCCAAATCAAAGTATGTgattggctctgataccaaatgtTAAAAGTCGGGCTATTAAAACGAGGGTCCTTATTAAAGCGAGGTGGAATGCAAAAGTAGACGTGTGAATGTTGAGTGGTGTGTGATTATTTGCAAAAGTAGACGTGTGGAAATTAAGACAGCACAGAGCTCAGCTTTTTGGTAATAATTGGAGAGAAAATTATTTCTACCAACTTCTTTTCTTCTCTCTTAGGATGATAATGGATCATGTACAAATATCTAGTTCTAAGAGGaagtgacacaaattttaataaaataggtCAAATATGTTTATAAAGTATGTTATGAGTGGCGAAAGGTTCATATCATAAAGatagtattaataataatatttttttgataaattacataattaaataaagaaattcaaagatcGCGCGACGGAGTACTCGGAACCCAGGACCTCAGGTCTTgggcattaacctcctaccgctaggccaacacacacactattaataataataataataattaattatattatgaatGGAGAAAGAGTCTCATCATATGACAGAATaggtaaataaattaatatatagagGGTAATTTATAGTAGGATAGTATCCATAAATAGaatatgactatttttttaaaacgcttcaaaaaaaattatgactatttttacatgatggagggagtaacattTACTAACAATTAAAAAGTGATCTATGCAGTCATATAcctagaaaaatatattttatatgagTTCCACTAATATTTTGTAAGATTTCTtccatattttttctttatttaatttctcgCGTTTTATAGTTTAACTttctatttattaattactttttatattattccgtTGGGggatataattaattagttacaagaattttttttagaggaattatagttattaaaattgatataattAAGCTATGTAGTTTTTTGAACgaatataatcaattttatttttaattgaatttttataatttaaattaataaatttaatagtggGACACGTAAAATATTGTGACATGGCACATCAACTACTTCCTCAATGCAACCATGTTTctctatatttataataatgttTTCTATGTATTACAAAAAAATTTCTTTGTTGGACTATCGTAGACCAAATTGAAATAGAGATCAATTCGATAACTTggtgtaaaataaaaaaaaattatatgtgtTGTAAATATTCGCAGTTGGGCTAAACTCTTACCAAACCATGTCTTGGGCTGAACTCTTACCAAACCATGTCAGCCCGGCCCATAAGGCTCACATAGTCATATTCGgccattattttttttgatagtgcgaaaaaaaattagaatgaaagTTTGGACAATTgataagcttttttttttttgtgaattgaaatcaagtaaaataattCGCCACAGGTGGCAAAATTTTTAGAGATTACATAATAAAATCCCCCTTCGTCTTATATCAGTTTTTATAATTGTGGTTTCGGCTATAATTTTACATCTAACGACTACAAGGTCATTAGAATCTTTGATGTTGTTAAGTACAACATGCAAGATTATTTTAGTTATTCTGGTGTCACCACAAAATGTGAGTTGTTTTCGTTCAAACGTAATTTTTGGAAAGAGATTCAGTTCGATTACGTAGAAAGTTCGATTCTTTGTTCGCCCCCGAACTTTCTAGTTTATGACTGGGTTGGGCGAACTATGAGAAGTGGGCAAACTCTGGCCCACttctcattttccatcaaagtaaacggtgaaaatatatattcccttttattttccatcaaagtaatggactctaagggtgtgtttgcttttcaTCCTTTTAAATAGAGGGGTAATATAAGTATATAACAAGGTATAAATTTATTACTTAAAGTGAAGACcacattttttatatcttatttggtttgaacgataatatatttattcacttCTTATAAGGTGATATAACACCCtttcttaggtataaaattatctcTTTCTCAAGGCATAAGGAGTTGcccaaaaaattatactccttccatctcacaaaaacatgaacattttttcattttgagatatctcacaaaaacataaatatttctttttttgtacATTACCCCCTTACTTTTTATCCCTTCTTTTTATAGTTATTCATAAAAAAACTatcatggcccaccactacttttcattaataaattcattactctcacaacactttataaagtggaacccattttccactcacaataattttcaactaacatttcttaagatCCGTGTCACTCCCAATTGTTAATGTTTTtgtgagatggagggagtacaacCTGTCCGAATTTTTCATACATCAAATTGGCAAACGAGGTATAAGATGATAAATGTCTCTTATTTCgtccttatacctcaaagcaaacacgtCCTTAAAGAAAATTCTATCCATATTcatgtaaataaaaatatgaaaataatactCAATTTGTATTAATATGCTCTTACATATTTACACGGTTTACATGAAATTTCCGTGTAACCAAAATTCGTGTAACAAGAATTTACACAAAGTTATTCATTCGTGTCAAATGGTAAATGATCGAATTTTCCGTGAGGCATTAAAGTTAAAGTAAATATTATGTCTATAAGATTGAGATCTAATGAgaataaattaatcaataaaatcTATGAATGTGGTAAAAAATTTAGCCCTCCAACATTCAATCACATATAAGAATCATATTTTGTTCCTTCAACGACTCATATAGTGTTATTTAGTCAAAGATGTTTGAAGAAAGCTCTTTTCATGACCAGAAAGTTTGAAGAAAGCAAAAAATATGTTTAAATGTCGAAATTATTAACACGACAAGATGAAAACTTTTTGAACTCCCCAAATTGATCACTAATTAATCTCTTTTTGGGTATTTCTCTTTTATGAAATCAACATAATACAACCCAATCAATTCTAATCGCTTTGAAAGCTACGGAAGAAGTCTTACagaacaaattaaattaatgaattacatcaaattaacaaattaatttgtttCAGAAAATGATAGAATATAAGTGGACCTAATTTAGATGAAGAAGAGGAAGTACCTCCTATGGAAGAGTCGAACTGAGACGGCGGTTTGCTTAATTACTGATTTTGACCAATTAATGctcatatttataaaaaaaactagGCAAATTTATTAATGAACAAAATTTTCAACACGTAAAAATTGAGTAAGATCTTCATGAATTTGACATGAAAAATatgtgtatattttttttaaaaatattacccTCTGTTCACCATAAATATGGTGCAGAAGGAAGAACATGGgtttagagaaaattttaaaatatgggtgtgtttactttggtagtaaaattttcatttgaaaatgatggataagaaaaggtgagataatattatttttttctcatttttttatcatgtgtttactttgttagaaatagatggataaacaaattgaaatgttggaaaatattttcacaccctcccaataggataatattatccaacatttatGAGAAAAGGAGTGAAAAGGGGCTGCCCGAATAAATTTTCCAGCCTGACCGAAAAAAATTATCCATCAtaggaaacatgtgaaaatgatggaaaatatactttttctaacattttctatcaaagtaaacacaccctatgtgtataaagtagagaaAATATCCCATCAAAATTGAATTGTTAGTTAATTACTCATTCCGTCCTGCAAAACTTGAGCAATATTTCTTTTCGGGTTGTCACGCGAAACATGACCACTTTCCTTATATGGTAAAAGTTTTTCCTTTTATTCACAtgttcactttttcatctaccatacttaacatataaaatactaaCTCCTTAAAACCTGTGTCGAAAAGAAAATGCTCAAGCTTTAGGAtacagagggagtaataaatagtGTGTATATAAGATGAATTTGTTGTAATTATTATGTGTGAATGGGATAAAAGTATAAAATTTTATGTCCATGAAAAAATCACACTATCGTGGACagataaaaatgacaaaaagataGCAGGGATTGAGGGTCGACCCAACTCGAAAAGTAAACCCACCAACCAAGCTCGGCCCAGTAATCAAAACATGAATTTTCGCTTGAAAACTTTTTGGGCCTGAAGCTCTATGGCCCAACCTAGCTCGATTAACATTTTTGACAATTCTAtattatatttcaaatttttgatttttcatgGATAAAAACCGTTTCAAATTTAActagtattaaaaaaataatttctacttgcatctaaaaaaaaataatttctacTGTTATAGTTCCACATCAACCTACTCCATTTGCAATGATCTTTCTGACTATTCACGTAccgaaaaaattatttgaagatatatttacatTGTTTCTTGTGGTTTGGATTAGAGTAATTAGTCAAagtcaatatataatttttaccaTCAACTTGAAAAAAGTGTTACAATTTaggatattattatatatattaatccacttcaaatttaataataaatacaaaaagaaaaaaaagaaagagagaaacaaTTGAAGCACAAGCACTTACAACAAACTCAAGAAAAAGTGTGATACAAAGATCAAAATAACTCGAACAAGCTTTTAAATTTTTCATGTTGTATCAACTTCTCCTCTTTGTTGGTGTTGAGGTGTTGcgtctcttcttcttcttcttattatatCCAACACCAAAAAAGAATTCCACTAACCATCTTGGCCTTGCTTTTCTAATGATAATGTaaccaattccaattccaactaTGAATCCACTTCCATATCCCATCACCACACTTCTCCATCCAAATCCATCTATAAATCCAtactcatcatcttcttcttcttctggctGCATCCGCTGCCCAGTCTCCTCGTTGCATTTTCTCGTCAACGGAAATCCACACAATCCCAAGTTTCCCACGTATGAATCATTCTCAAATGTGGAAAACTGGGTAGATTGTGGTATTTGCCCCACTAGATCATTCATTGAAAGGTTTAATTTGGCAAGAAATGTCAAGCTTGTCAGTTCACTTGGAATTCCTCCATCCAATTTGTTGGATGACAAGTCCAATGATTCAAGCACACTTATATTTCCAAGAGATGCAGGTATGTGTCCCATGAGATTATTGTGCGACAAATTCAAGTATCTCAAAGAATTCATATTACCTATGGAATCTGGAATACTACCAGAGAAATTGTTGGAGGATAAGTCAATGGTTGTAAAGGTTTTCAACAGTCTCTTCAATAACTGATCCAAACCTTTCAAGGTGACTGTCATCTCCAGGAAATCTTGAAAGGTctgatcatcatcatcactacTTGCAATTAGATCTGTCTTATTTTCCTTCACATCCATCATTGCTCTGAAATTCTTGAAATATGTTTGAGGGAGAGACCCCACAAATTCATTGTCAGATATATCTAAAACTTGCAACTTTTGAAATGGAAGGTTGCTTCGTGAAGGCAGCGACATGTTACCATCAAACTTGTTGGACTTCAATATGAGTACTCGAAGCTCAGGAAGAGCTTCCATCCAAAACGGAAATTCATCTTGTATTCTATTATTTCCAACGTCGAGACCCTTCAGACTTTTGCAATTGATTAAGGATTTAGGTAAtcttccttgcaatttattaccaCTCAAATTGATGGACTGAAGACTACACCCTTtgataaatattgatggaatggggccactaaagttatttgcatttaaatgaaatatgTACAACGATTTGCTCAAGTTTCGAAAGCATTGTGGAACTGTCCCttccaaactgttatttgagagAAGAAGATACCCAAGGGAAGTCAAGTTGCagatggagaatggaagctcaccatttaatttgttggaagagagttgtaatacatataaatttgatagattcccaatggtggatggtattggacctgaaaGTTTGAGAAGTCAACAATCTGGATACATAAAGAAACATGGCAATGAAGAAATACATTTTATGCACGTGGAGTATTttgatagaaattaaattacCTCTTCTATTCTTATATCACCCATGCATGTCTCATATATTCAATGGcatcttaatttaatatagCATTGGTTAACATTGATCCTTAAAATTAATAGAGTTACAATATGGCTGGAAACAACAAATCCAACTATTGTTAAAGTATTAAGTTAATTAAGCACGAGTTAATTAAATCAGAACAACCTAGCAAGTTGAGaaatcaaagattcaaaattAGATAAGTCATCATTTTCTATTTCACATTGCACATCGAGTgacaaaggaattagacaaatcgCATATCTTATATGAACACACGTATAGGCAAgtttccttgcaatttattaacactcaaattgttagactcaaaaatacaccctctcataaatattgatggaatggggccactaaagttatttgcatttagatgaaatatgtccaaagattttcaaactgttatttgagaaaataagaatttgaagggatgtcatgttgcacatggagaatggaagctcaccatttaatttgttggaacaGAGGTTTAGGTATTGCAGATTTGATAGATatccaatggtggatggtatttgACCTGAAAATTGGAGAACC
Proteins encoded in this window:
- the LOC131002560 gene encoding putative receptor like protein 25, giving the protein MEALPELRVLILKSNKFDGNMSLPSRSNLPFQKLQVLDISDNEFVGSLPQTYFKNFRAMMDVKENKTDLIASSDDDDQTFQDFLEMTVTLKGLDQLLKRLLKTFTTIDLSSNNFSGSIPDSIGNMNSLRYLNLSHNNLMGHIPASLGNISVLESLDLSSNKLDGGIPSELTSLTFLAKLNLSMNDLVGQIPQSTQFSTFENDSYVGNLGLCGFPLTRKCNEETGQRMQPEEEEDDEYGFIDGFGWRSVVMGYGSGFIVGIGIGYIIIRKARPRWLVEFFFGVGYNKKKKKRRNTSTPTKRRS